From one Lotus japonicus ecotype B-129 chromosome 3, LjGifu_v1.2 genomic stretch:
- the LOC130743184 gene encoding putative pentatricopeptide repeat-containing protein At3g08820 → MALELKNLLMQGLKSFNQVKVAHCRLLRLCLCLHQDNYLVSLVLRSSFHFGNTHHPKLLFDQTHNPNTFLWNTMIRGMVDNDCFHDGIQLYHSMHQQGFFPESFTFTFVLKACARLCHFHLGHTLHSLVVKTGFVGDVFVETGLLGFYSKCGHLRDARKVFDDIPEKNVASWTALICGYSESGLCEEAVDLFRGLLEMGLRPDSANLVHVLGACARLGDLGSGRWIDRYMSESGLHRNVFVGTTLVNMYAKCGSMEEARRVFDGMLERDVVCWSAMIQGYASNGLPREALQLFFEMQKENLRPDCFAMVGVLSACARLGALQLGNRAKGLMDAEEFLSNPVLGTALIDLYAKCGSMAQALGVFKMMQRKDRVVFNAVISGLAMYGHVGAAFGVFGQMEKLGIQPDENTFLGLLCGCTHAGLVGDGRRYFNSMSYVFSVTPTIEHYGCMVDLLARAGLLVEAHHLIKSMPMKANAIVWGALLGGCRLHQGTQLAEHALKQLIELEPWNSGHYVLLANIYSASRRWDEAEKIRSTLNEKGMKKLPGYSWVEIDGVIHEFLVGDTSHPFAHKIYEKLESLFKDIREIGYNPTTEFVLFDIEEEEKEHFLGCHSEKLAVAFALINTSAKDVIRVVKNLRVCGDCHEAIKLISKVTGRAITIRDNNRFHYFSEGSCSCRDYW, encoded by the coding sequence ATGGCCTTGGAGTTGAAGAATTTGCTTATGCAAGGCCTCAAGTCTTTCAACCAAGTGAAGGTCGCCCACTGCCGCCTCCTCCGCCTCTGCCTCTGCCTCCACCAAGACAACTACCTCGTCAGCCTCGTCTTACGCTCTTCCTTCCACTTCGGCAACACTCACCACCCCAAGCTCCTCTTCGACCAAACCCACAACCCAAACACCTTCCTCTGGAACACCATGATTCGCGGCATGGTCGACAACGACTGTTTCCATGACGGCATTCAGCTCTATCACTCCATGCACCAACAGGGGTTCTTCCCGGAAAGCTTCACCTTCACTTTTGTACTTAAGGCGTGTGCCAGGCTCTGTCATTTCCATTTGGGTCATACCCTTCATTCGCTTGTTGTCAAAACTGGCTTTGTTGGTGACGTGTTTGTGGAGACTGGGCTTCTTGGGTTCTACTCCAAATGCGGGCATTTGAGGGATGCCCGGAAGGTGTTTGATGATATTCCTGAGAAAAATGTTGCGTCTTGGACTGCTCTCATTTGTGGGTACAGTGAGTCTGGCTTGTGTGAAGAGGCTGTTGATTTGTTTAGAGGGTTATTGGAGATGGGTTTGAGGCCTGATAGCGCTAACCTTGTTCATGTTTTGGGTGCATGTGCAAGGTTAGGGGATTTGGGAAGTGGACGGTGGATAGATAGGTATATGAGTGAGAGTGGTTTGCATAGGAATGTCTTTGTGGGGACCACTTTGGTGAATATGTATGCAAAGTGTGGGAGCATGGAGGAAGCACGTCGTGTGTTTGATGGGATGCTTGAGAGGGATGTTGTTTGTTGGAGTGCCATGATTCAGGGTTATGCGTCTAACGGGCTTCCGAGAGAAGCACTTCAGTTGTTCTTTGAGATGCAGAAGGAAAATCTAAGACCCGATTGCTTTGCCATGGTGGGGGTTCTGTCTGCATGTGCAAGGTTGGGAGCGCTACAGTTGGGTAATAGGGCTAAGGGTTTGATGGACGCTGAGGAGTTTTTGTCTAATCCCGTGTTGGGTACTGCCTTGATTGACTTGTATGCGAAATGTGGAAGCATGGCACAGGCATTGGGGGTTTTCAAGATGATGCAGAGAAAAGATCGTGTGGTCTTCAATGCTGTTATTTCTGGACTGGCTATGTATGGACATGTTGGAGCTGCATTTGGAGTATTTGGCCAAATGGAAAAGCTTGGAATTCAGCCAGATGAGAATACTTTTCTTGGTTTGCTTTGTGGATGTACTCATGCTGGTTTGGTTGGTGATGGTCGCCGTTATTTTAATAGCATGAGTTATGTCTTTTCAGTAACTCCTACGATTGAGCACTATGGATGCATGGTGGATCTCCTGGCGCGTGCAGGTTTGTTGGTTGAAGCACATCATTTGATCAAGAGTATGCCCATGAAGGCTAATGCTATTGTTTGGGGGGCATTGTTGGGAGGATGTAGATTACATCAGGGTACCCAATTGGCCGAACATGCGTTGAAGCAGCTCATTGAGTTGGAACCATGGAATTCAGGACATTATGTTCTCTTAGCAAATATATATTCAGCTAGTCGTAGATGGGATGAAGCTGAAAAAATCAGGTCAactttgaatgagaaaggaatGAAAAAATTACCTGGGTATAGTTGGGTTGAAATTGATGGGGTCATTCATGAATTCCTTGTAGGAGACACATCCCATCCTTTTGCACACAAGATATATGAAAAACTTGAAAGTTTATTTAAGGACATTAGGGAAATTGGTTATAATCCGACCACTGAGTTTGTGCTCTTTGatatagaggaggaggagaaggagcacTTCCTTGGATGTCATAGTGAGAAGTTAGCTGTTGCATTTGCACTGATCAATACCAGTGCCAAAGATGTGATTCGTGTTGTTAAAAATCTTCGTGTATGTGGTGATTGCCATGAGGCTATTAAACTCATTTCAAAAGTTACAGGTAGAGCGATCACCATTAGGGATAATAACAGATTCCATTATTTCAGTGAAGGTTCATGTTCTTGTCGAGATTATTGGTGA